From the genome of Staphylococcus haemolyticus, one region includes:
- a CDS encoding (deoxy)nucleoside triphosphate pyrophosphohydrolase — protein sequence MKKVINVVGAIIYSEGKILCAQRSENMSLPLMWEFPGGKIEPEESEKEALIREIQEEMKCDLVVGDKVTTTEHEYEFGIVRLTTFKCTLNNQMPTLTEHKEIKWLHAGELKTLQWAPADIPAVEMISTGEE from the coding sequence ATGAAAAAGGTTATAAATGTTGTTGGCGCTATAATTTATTCAGAAGGGAAAATCTTATGTGCACAACGTAGTGAAAACATGTCATTACCATTAATGTGGGAATTTCCAGGTGGCAAAATTGAGCCTGAAGAATCTGAAAAAGAAGCTTTAATCAGAGAAATACAGGAAGAGATGAAATGTGATTTAGTTGTCGGTGACAAAGTGACTACAACTGAACACGAATACGAATTTGGCATTGTAAGATTAACTACTTTTAAGTGTACATTAAATAATCAAATGCCTACGCTAACGGAACACAAAGAAATCAAGTGGTTACATGCTGGTGAGTTAAAAACACTTCAATGGGCACCAGCAGATATTCCAGCAGTAGAAATGATTTCAACTGGTGAAGAATAA
- a CDS encoding DUF3427 domain-containing protein: MPNNIVDSLKQSLNKGFIDKNVVHEGNLNPKILINNKNQNVLTTILNELNKCNTFYISVAFITESGLASIKSALYDLNKKGISGKLITSNYLGFNTPKMYKELLKLNNVEVRLTDIEGFHAKGYIFDHDNYSSMIIGSSNLTSTAMKVNYEHNVLLSTHKNGDLIHNVRYQFEELWDNSIPLDEKWIEDYELSFSPKLYKNLFEINSEQNTLLNKFNKTNEIKPNIMQEEALMSLRQLRASGEHKGLVISATGTGKTILCALDVRNYKPTKFLFIVHNESILKKARQEFIKVFPHESPQEFGLYTGTQKEQKAKYVFATIQSLSRNDNYKNFKKDAFDYIVFDEAHRTDAKTYQIIFNYFNPDFMLGMTATPERTDDGNIFKLFDNNIAYEIRLPKALESKILCPFHYYGVTDYVHNGIESDDFTDLKDLTSEERVSHIVEKANYYGFSGDTLRGLIFVSRKEEAIEIAEMLTARNIPSKSLIGSDTPNKRMKVTNELINGEIKYIVTVNLFNEGIDIPEVNQILMLRGTQSSIIFIQQLGRGLRKSSEKEYVTIIDFIGNYKNNYLIPIALSDNQSQNKNAYREFLSNPNKIEGISTINFEEIAKKKIYDSIDNAKLNSVKIIIDAYKTVEERIGHIPMLMDYIEQNSIDPQVILSKFSSYHEFLKKYKYTQMELSDDATKNLCFLTREISPGLKNSDYLVLEYIINKGQIGEEIYDELNHLNNEDIKTSLKILTLEYFGQAEHARYGSPIITKNGNKYILSASFKKHLADMQYQLYVDDLISLAKYYNEKFQNSGNDLILYSQYSRLDFLKLVNWRNDEKNMSNNIYGYRVLDDHIPVFITYKKSEDIEDNIKYEDHFISQDELAWVSRANASLKSNEIQDIINHKEQNKKVYIFVKKSDAEGRLHYYLGEAEYIQGTAKEEIRDIGDRVVTMNFTMKTSIRDDIYRYIVEE; the protein is encoded by the coding sequence ATGCCTAATAATATAGTAGATAGTTTAAAGCAGTCATTGAATAAAGGTTTTATAGATAAAAACGTTGTTCACGAAGGTAATTTGAATCCCAAAATATTAATAAATAATAAAAATCAAAACGTATTAACAACTATTTTAAATGAGTTAAACAAATGTAATACATTTTATATATCAGTAGCGTTTATTACTGAAAGTGGGTTAGCAAGTATTAAATCAGCACTCTATGATTTAAATAAAAAAGGAATTTCAGGAAAGTTAATTACTTCTAATTATTTAGGATTTAATACCCCTAAAATGTATAAAGAATTATTGAAACTAAACAATGTTGAAGTACGCTTAACAGACATTGAGGGCTTTCATGCGAAAGGATATATATTTGACCATGATAATTATTCTTCTATGATCATTGGGAGCTCTAACCTGACATCAACTGCAATGAAAGTAAATTATGAACATAATGTTTTGTTGTCAACTCATAAAAATGGCGATTTAATACATAACGTAAGGTATCAATTTGAAGAATTATGGGATAACAGTATACCTTTAGATGAGAAATGGATTGAAGACTATGAATTATCATTTAGTCCGAAACTCTATAAAAATTTATTTGAAATCAATAGTGAGCAAAACACATTATTAAACAAATTTAATAAAACCAATGAAATAAAACCAAACATCATGCAAGAAGAAGCTTTGATGTCTCTAAGACAATTAAGAGCATCAGGTGAACATAAAGGGTTAGTTATATCGGCTACTGGAACTGGTAAAACTATTTTATGTGCATTGGATGTAAGGAATTATAAGCCTACTAAATTTTTATTTATTGTTCATAATGAGAGTATTTTAAAGAAAGCTCGCCAAGAATTTATAAAAGTATTTCCTCATGAAAGTCCACAAGAGTTTGGTTTATATACAGGTACTCAAAAAGAACAAAAAGCAAAATATGTTTTTGCAACTATTCAATCTTTAAGTAGAAATGATAATTACAAAAACTTTAAAAAAGACGCATTCGATTATATAGTTTTTGATGAAGCGCATCGAACTGATGCTAAAACATATCAAATTATTTTTAATTATTTTAATCCTGATTTTATGTTAGGTATGACAGCAACTCCAGAGAGAACAGATGATGGAAATATATTCAAATTATTTGATAATAATATTGCATATGAAATTCGATTACCTAAAGCCTTGGAAAGCAAAATACTTTGCCCATTTCATTATTATGGAGTTACCGATTATGTACATAATGGCATAGAAAGTGATGATTTTACTGATTTAAAAGATTTAACTTCTGAAGAAAGGGTTAGTCACATAGTTGAAAAAGCAAACTATTACGGTTTTTCAGGTGATACATTAAGAGGGTTGATATTCGTTAGTAGAAAAGAAGAGGCTATTGAAATAGCAGAGATGTTGACAGCTAGAAATATTCCAAGCAAGTCATTGATTGGTAGTGACACCCCGAATAAAAGGATGAAAGTAACAAATGAATTAATTAATGGGGAAATTAAATATATCGTCACAGTCAACTTATTCAATGAAGGTATAGACATTCCAGAAGTGAATCAAATTTTAATGTTAAGAGGTACACAATCTAGTATTATATTTATTCAACAGTTAGGTAGAGGATTGAGAAAAAGTTCTGAAAAAGAATATGTTACAATCATAGATTTTATAGGTAACTATAAAAATAACTATCTTATTCCAATAGCTTTGTCAGACAATCAATCTCAAAATAAAAATGCATATCGTGAGTTTTTAAGTAACCCTAATAAAATAGAAGGTATATCTACGATTAATTTTGAAGAAATCGCTAAGAAAAAAATCTATGATTCTATAGATAATGCTAAATTAAATAGTGTAAAAATTATTATTGATGCATATAAAACTGTTGAAGAACGAATAGGTCATATACCAATGCTTATGGACTATATTGAACAAAATTCGATTGACCCTCAGGTTATTTTATCTAAATTTAGCAGTTATCATGAATTTTTAAAGAAATATAAATATACGCAAATGGAACTCTCAGATGATGCAACAAAAAATTTATGTTTCTTAACAAGAGAAATATCACCTGGATTAAAAAATTCGGATTATTTAGTACTTGAATATATAATCAATAAAGGTCAAATAGGTGAAGAAATATATGATGAATTGAATCATCTTAATAATGAGGATATTAAAACTTCTTTAAAAATATTAACATTAGAATATTTTGGTCAAGCAGAACATGCGAGATATGGTAGTCCAATTATAACTAAGAATGGAAATAAATATATTTTGAGTGCTTCATTTAAAAAACATTTGGCAGATATGCAATATCAATTATATGTAGACGATTTAATTAGTTTAGCTAAATATTATAATGAGAAGTTTCAAAATTCAGGGAATGACTTAATCCTTTATAGTCAATATTCGAGATTAGATTTTCTAAAATTAGTAAACTGGAGAAATGATGAAAAAAATATGAGTAATAACATTTATGGTTATAGAGTGTTAGATGATCATATTCCAGTATTTATTACATATAAAAAATCTGAAGATATAGAAGATAATATTAAATATGAAGATCATTTTATAAGTCAAGATGAATTAGCTTGGGTTTCAAGAGCAAATGCATCATTAAAAAGTAATGAAATACAAGATATTATTAACCATAAAGAGCAAAATAAAAAAGTTTATATTTTTGTAAAGAAAAGTGATGCTGAAGGAAGACTTCATTATTATTTAGGAGAAGCAGAATACATCCAAGGAACAGCTAAAGAAGAAATTCGAGATATTGGTGATAGAGTAGTAACAATGAATTTTACTATGAAGACATCAATTAGAGATGATATATATAGATATATTGTAGAAGAATAA
- a CDS encoding MrcB family domain-containing protein produces the protein MIKDIKNVLNLIKMKNSEDVRTNKDWDLSDKYSSIIEELLPKQLENLSYNKDLSTTGSVGKGNYSMVPWVTTFNTNITKSTQKGYYIVYLFHPEGKEVYLSLNQGWSEIKEKTLGVKKAKEKALALSKYLASYLDDNNFEVGRFYYSNNKDSKYDKSDLPSGYAHGSIIYKYYDFETEVYTEDMMISDYKEMIKLLNGLVNKININEYNALLLNINEIVTIIETKELNESINENKNIQMSQIDKPKASTYAKKYKTSTKKQTDDDIEKAHKENKITGQIGEKLAYQYFMNLIEKNISDKNLQEQFINTIDTSMGELHGYGYDMTAFDPQNLDSPVEKYIEIKATKSKKEDEPFYLSLNEIYAMYENPQKYLIFRIIGLNSKTPKFYIIDPYENHDEFESVEDLIEKVFNAECIQFKIFNVKP, from the coding sequence ATGATAAAAGATATAAAAAATGTTTTGAATTTGATAAAAATGAAAAATAGTGAGGATGTCAGAACGAATAAAGATTGGGACCTAAGTGACAAGTATTCATCAATTATTGAAGAATTATTGCCCAAACAGCTAGAAAATTTATCTTATAATAAAGACCTTTCAACTACTGGAAGTGTTGGAAAGGGAAATTATAGTATGGTTCCATGGGTTACTACCTTTAACACTAATATAACTAAAAGCACTCAAAAAGGTTACTACATTGTTTATTTATTTCACCCCGAAGGCAAAGAGGTATATCTCTCTTTAAATCAAGGTTGGAGCGAAATTAAAGAAAAAACTTTGGGTGTGAAAAAAGCTAAAGAAAAAGCACTTGCCCTTTCCAAGTATTTAGCGTCATATCTGGATGATAATAACTTTGAAGTAGGTAGATTTTATTATTCAAATAATAAGGATAGTAAATATGATAAATCGGATTTGCCAAGTGGATATGCTCACGGTTCAATTATTTATAAGTATTATGATTTTGAGACTGAAGTGTATACCGAGGATATGATGATTTCAGACTACAAAGAAATGATTAAATTACTTAACGGATTAGTAAATAAAATTAATATAAATGAATATAACGCTTTATTATTAAATATTAATGAAATAGTAACAATAATAGAGACTAAAGAACTTAATGAAAGTATTAATGAAAATAAAAATATTCAAATGTCTCAAATAGATAAGCCCAAAGCTTCCACATATGCAAAAAAATATAAGACCTCTACTAAAAAACAAACTGATGACGACATTGAAAAAGCCCATAAAGAAAACAAAATAACGGGACAAATTGGAGAAAAATTAGCTTATCAATATTTTATGAATTTAATTGAAAAAAATATATCTGATAAAAATTTACAAGAACAATTTATTAATACAATTGATACATCTATGGGTGAACTGCACGGATATGGATATGACATGACTGCTTTTGATCCTCAAAATTTAGATAGTCCAGTTGAAAAATATATTGAAATTAAAGCCACTAAATCTAAAAAAGAGGATGAACCTTTTTACTTATCATTAAATGAAATATATGCCATGTATGAGAACCCTCAAAAATATTTGATATTCAGAATTATAGGATTAAATAGTAAAACACCTAAGTTTTATATTATTGATCCATATGAAAACCATGATGAATTTGAAAGTGTAGAGGATTTAATAGAGAAAGTCTTTAATGCCGAGTGTATTCAATTTAAAATATTTAATGTTAAACCATAG
- a CDS encoding DUF1413 domain-containing protein — protein sequence MTFEERIQALRAEKSRTSFSFHFIDLYSEEEWMEMSVNQRTRQEREFIAQLDQIPRVRMPFSSQEGYKFKLYNQEYQYNEVKKNFKDL from the coding sequence ATGACATTTGAAGAACGTATTCAAGCGTTACGCGCTGAAAAGAGTAGAACAAGTTTCTCATTTCATTTCATCGATTTATATAGTGAAGAAGAATGGATGGAGATGAGTGTGAATCAACGTACACGCCAAGAGAGAGAATTTATCGCACAATTGGACCAAATTCCACGTGTAAGAATGCCATTCTCTAGTCAAGAAGGCTACAAGTTTAAGTTATATAATCAAGAATATCAATATAATGAAGTTAAGAAGAATTTCAAAGATTTGTAA
- a CDS encoding SDR family oxidoreductase — protein sequence MTELNGRVAIITGASSGIGAATAKALEKQGVKVVLAGRSHDKLNTVAKDMNEDNIHIVPTDVTNQVEVDALVAKAIDVFGHVDIFVNCAGVMRSSKITDYQVESWDSMVDTNIKGLLYSLNAILPKFEAQGSGHVVNLASISANEVSKESALYSATKSAVLMIFNGLEKELAKTGIKTTSILPGMVDTPMTERSNFGGRKKLDPENIADAIVYALTQPAHVNVNEVTVRPV from the coding sequence ATGACAGAATTAAACGGACGAGTAGCAATTATTACCGGTGCAAGTAGTGGTATCGGAGCAGCAACAGCAAAAGCACTTGAGAAGCAAGGTGTTAAAGTCGTATTAGCAGGACGTAGTCATGATAAATTGAATACGGTAGCAAAAGATATGAATGAAGACAATATACACATTGTACCTACAGATGTGACAAACCAAGTAGAAGTAGATGCATTAGTAGCAAAAGCCATCGATGTATTTGGACACGTGGATATCTTCGTAAATTGTGCAGGTGTCATGCGTTCATCAAAAATCACAGACTATCAAGTTGAGTCATGGGATTCAATGGTTGATACGAATATTAAAGGACTTCTATACAGTCTCAATGCGATATTACCTAAGTTTGAAGCACAGGGGTCAGGACATGTAGTCAATTTAGCATCTATATCTGCGAATGAAGTATCTAAAGAAAGTGCATTATATAGTGCTACAAAATCTGCTGTACTGATGATTTTTAATGGCTTAGAAAAAGAATTAGCAAAAACAGGGATTAAAACAACAAGCATATTACCAGGAATGGTAGATACACCAATGACAGAACGCAGTAACTTTGGTGGTCGTAAGAAACTAGATCCTGAAAATATTGCAGATGCGATTGTTTACGCATTAACACAACCTGCACATGTTAATGTGAACGAAGTGACAGTACGACCAGTGTAG
- a CDS encoding acetylornithine deacetylase yields the protein MEKRLYNLLELLVSYNTESPPGRNTDPLQDEIEELLKALGFSIQREQLYMNDSVIVATLKGSNPSAPKLILNGHVDVASVDDDSNWTYPPFELTQLDDWLYGRGVSDMKGGMASLFYVLEKLHQEGRQPKGDIIVQSVVGEEVGEAGTKLACEIGPKADLALVLDTSENMALGQGGVITGWITVKSKNTIHDGARSQTIHAGGGLFGASAIEKMTKIIHALNELEQHWAVMKHSPGMPPGANTINPAVIEGGRHPAFIADECRLWITVHYLPNERYEDVVAEIEDYLNRVAEADIWLRENPLKFEWGGESMIEDKGEIFPSFTIPTEHPGFKQLQSAHQTVHGTDLKHGMSTTVTDGGWTAHFGIPTILYGPGSLEEAHSVDEKIEASELQTYSDVLYQFLNHWYDHPEK from the coding sequence ATGGAGAAACGTCTTTATAACTTATTAGAATTATTAGTTAGCTATAATACGGAGAGTCCACCTGGACGTAATACAGACCCTTTGCAAGATGAGATTGAAGAATTATTAAAAGCACTTGGATTTAGTATTCAACGGGAACAACTTTATATGAATGATAGTGTCATTGTCGCGACTTTGAAGGGGAGTAACCCTTCCGCACCTAAACTTATATTAAATGGCCATGTAGATGTGGCATCAGTAGATGATGATTCAAACTGGACGTATCCGCCATTTGAATTAACCCAATTGGATGACTGGCTTTATGGTCGTGGAGTAAGTGATATGAAAGGTGGTATGGCGTCATTATTTTATGTTCTTGAAAAGTTACATCAAGAAGGACGCCAACCTAAAGGTGATATTATTGTGCAATCGGTTGTAGGAGAAGAAGTAGGTGAAGCAGGTACGAAACTTGCTTGTGAAATTGGACCTAAAGCTGATCTAGCACTCGTGTTAGACACAAGTGAGAATATGGCGCTTGGTCAAGGTGGTGTGATTACCGGCTGGATTACCGTGAAAAGTAAAAATACCATTCATGACGGTGCGCGGAGTCAAACTATCCATGCTGGTGGTGGGCTATTTGGTGCGAGTGCCATTGAAAAAATGACAAAAATTATTCACGCACTAAACGAATTAGAACAGCACTGGGCTGTAATGAAACATAGTCCAGGTATGCCGCCAGGTGCAAATACCATTAACCCGGCAGTGATTGAAGGTGGACGCCATCCAGCATTCATTGCAGATGAATGTCGTTTATGGATAACGGTTCATTATTTGCCAAACGAGCGATATGAAGATGTAGTTGCAGAAATAGAAGATTACTTGAATCGTGTGGCTGAGGCTGATATTTGGCTTCGAGAGAATCCATTGAAGTTTGAATGGGGCGGTGAATCAATGATTGAAGATAAAGGTGAAATCTTCCCTAGCTTCACCATACCTACTGAACATCCTGGATTTAAACAATTACAGTCAGCACATCAAACTGTTCATGGAACGGATTTAAAGCATGGTATGAGTACGACTGTAACTGATGGTGGTTGGACAGCACACTTTGGTATACCAACTATTTTATACGGGCCTGGTAGTTTAGAAGAAGCACATAGCGTCGATGAGAAGATAGAAGCATCAGAACTACAAACCTATAGTGATGTTCTCTACCAATTCTTAAATCATTGGTACGATCACCCTGAAAAATAA